The Epinephelus lanceolatus isolate andai-2023 chromosome 12, ASM4190304v1, whole genome shotgun sequence genome segment tcctctgacctctgacatcaacaaggcattttcacccagagaactgccgctcactggatattttatctttgtcggaccatcctctgtaaaccctagagatggttgtgtgtgaaaatcccagtaaatactcagacaagcccgtctggcaccaacaaccatgccacgttcaaagtcacttaaatcacatttcttccccattctgatgcttggtttgaacttcagcaggtcgtcttcaccatgtctacatgactaaatgcagagttgctgccacatgactGGCTCATTAACAATTTGCATTAAGCAGCTgagcaggtgtacctaataaagtggctggagAGCATATACTGTTCACTTTTGTACTCCTGAAATGTAACAGCTTTCAGATTACCAGGTACcctgttaaaatgtattaatatacCTACTTTGATTGCAtaatcaaagtaatgtaaccTATTACATCTGATTACAGGTGCTGGTggtatatattatatacactcattggccactttattaggtacaccttgcttgtaccaggttggacccctttttccttcagagctgccttaattcttcctgtcatagattcaacaagttgctggaaacattcctctgAGATTTTAGTCCatgttgacatgatgacatcacacagttgcacTGTATCAAATGATTCTGTGGTCATGTAGATTTTCAGTAATGCATTAGGTAGAAAAAGATTTCCATACTCTTACAtctatgcagtgtttcactttattgttgagcttTCGGTCTATTACACCTTCATCAGAGCAGACATATGcatacatattattattattattcctgcAAGGCAACATAATTAATGTTATATTCTACAAACACGCTTTTTACCGAAAATAATATCTTTGGATGTTACCCTCATCAACTGTGTGTAACTgttatttaattacatttttttctctgacactATGTCTATTTTGTAATTAATCTATGTAGCTATACaccatatttgtgtgtgtgtctgctgtcttTGTCCTTTAAGTCACAGGGCCACCACTCATCAGACCATGAATGCAGAGCAGGACCACTCACAGTCACAGGTCTCTGTCCCTGAAGTCAGTGCAGTGAACGGGCTTTTGTCACCAACAGTAAAACAAACCAACTGGAACATCCAGCAGTTTAGACACATCAGCAGCTGCACAAGGCAGGTTGTTTTGGGCACCTGCTGTACAAGTTCACCAGGACAACAAGTAGTCAGAGAAAACCACGAGGAAGACTCTCAAGATAACTGAGCTTCACTGCCAAGAGCAAACATGTCCAATAAAAACAAGGTAATCAATCAAACAGAAGAGCATCAGACATGTTGTATGGTGCCATAGAAACTGATACAAAAATGAGCAAACAATAAATGTGATATTTgtgtgtatctgatccaccTGCAGATGTAGACAGGCTGGCAGTGAGCGAGGCTCAGTGGCTCGATAACAAGCAAACATGCTTAAATTTGCCGCAGGAAAGAGCCATGACGCAGCCCCGTGGACAGACAAATGTGTCCCTCTGCTGTTGAGTGGTTGTACCGGTTGATGTCACACCGCAGACACAAAGATAAGTCCCTGCAGCAAGGATGTCTGACTCATCACTATCCACCACACCTTCCTAAACGAGGGAAGGTGTTCTGTCAGTCAGCCAGTTGTTAATGATCTTGGACAGGCAGATTTAGACAAACACGGCTTTGAGGGCAAATGGAGTAAAGTGCTTGGCTACAACAGTATGATCATAAACCTGAGGCTTAGTGTCACGTTCTGCCCAGCTTTTACATTACATAATGAGGATAAAATACACATATGGGttgcacagtttatttattttttaaatcatgggATTAAAGACGCCTCAACACTGAGACATAAACTCAGAAGGCAAGCATATTCTCATTCGGATCCACACATGCATTAAACTAGCTCtcattacacacacaacacacacgaTGACAGGTAGCAGGGGTGTTGGATCACTAATTTACAATTCACCGTAACCATGATATGTGTTATTTAGAAGAAAAGAGCAGAATGACAAATGAGGCTCGCTGAGGTGATGCAATGGAAAACATGGACAGGGCAGTAAGCAGGGCTGTAGCTACCACTGGGaacacaggggacatgtcctGAGTATTGTTTCTGGGAATATGGGGAGTTTAACGAGCTGAGGAGGAGTTTATGTTCTAAATTTAGACACAAATTACACATGGTGTTTTAGAGTCACTATTTTTACATTTGCTGCTGtaaagccaaaaaaagaaagataaaaataaagggATTTTAGGGTTACTTGGACATGGAATTTAGACAATATACACCAATaaacaatatattttaaagGTCCTATTTTATGCTCATTGTAAGTTCATGCCTGCATTTTTGGTTTCTGCTTGAAAAAGtttcatgctttaatgttcaaaaaacactttattttcctcaaactgtctgcctgaatatacctgtattcaccctctgtctgaaatgccccgttttattacctgtctctttaagcccccacTGATAAAAACAGCCCGGCTCGCTCTGATTAGTTAGTGTTCACATCACAACTTCCCAGAAGTCCTGACAGCTCATTCAAAGGCACAGTTTCTGAATACAGACTTgatgcatttctctgtggacTGAGCGTTTTGACACTTTAacagtatttatatagcacctatACCTGCTCTATAATAAAAAGAAGACATggatattagattttttttatgatatgggacctttaaatgaATGTAGAAAATGTGGAAATAGAAAAATAGACTCTTTTTGATGGCTAGtcaaaataaaattgcctttGGGGGATCTGAACTCATCCTGGTTACTGTCCTTACAGTTACAACAGAAAATATGTGCATCACAAATAAATCCATTGGAGACATTTTGATAAACAGACAGTCTGTAAGTGTCTTCTTTTAACCTGTGATCTGGCCGAGTCTCCTGTGCTGTTTCAGCAGCTGCATCAGAGTGTCAGAGAGCTCCCTGTACCGCAGCCCATACAGGTATGGAGCAAACGCTCTGGGCAGCAACATGAGAATACACATATTGATTGTGCTGATCCACACACGAACATCCTGACTTATGTCTTTCCTCAGAAACAGGGAGAGCTCCAGAGTGAATACAAAGCCGGGGACAAAGTAGAGCAAGAGAAGAACCCCGTGAGCCAGCAGCGTGACCCGGGCCCTGGAGAAGCGGTTCTGCCAGATGCCTTGGGTCCTTGTTACCATGTAGAGCCGAATGTAGCAGTATAAAATGAGTATAGTACAGATGAGTGCAGTGATGAAGAAGTAGATGTGGATCTGATCTCTGTTCTGGCCCTCAATGAAGCCGAGGGAGATGAGGACCAGGCACACAGCTCCCGTCTCATGAGGAGTCACCTTCTTCACCTCCATTATGATCACCAAGGTGAACGGGTACATGGCTGCCAGCAGCCACACCCCCACCAAAATGCGGCGGATGCGGGCTGGTGGAAGAATGTCATGGTAACGGAGAGGCCAGCGAACCGCAGCGTAGGTGTCGACCACCATGAGGGTGACTGTGAGGATGGCACAGCAGTAGACGGTGacagtgacggctgtgacgagCTCACACACCAGCCAGTGGAATCGAGCTTTGGCAGCATTACATATCACCATAGTCAGGttgaggatgaggaagaggatgtCTGCTGTCAGGGTGTTGGCCACTAGAACGTAACGTGTCTCCTGACGCAAGGCACGGGACAGAAAAATGGACGTCAGGAGAATGGGGTTTGCCAGCAAGGTGGCCAGAGTGATGACTGTAGCAGGGATGATAAACAAATTTAGGTTCCACTTCCGTATACACTCCTCCCAGTCCTGTGTGATGTTTGAAATGGAAATGAACACTGatgaggtcattttgtcttttgaGGAATGGAGGCACAGATGCTCTGACTgaggtgtgttttatgatgtgtTGACTACTTCCTCCAGCAACTTCCTGTTAATGAAAAGACCATAAATTAATATCAGCAGAGTGGACCACGTAAAAAAGGAAGCACGTTTATGCATCCAAATACAGAGTCTAGTGCAGtgatggttcccaactggtccagcgaCAGGGTCTAGATTTCTCCTTGGTCATTGGTTCACGGTCCACACAGGTGAATCTATTCGTCATACTTGTgcttggccatgtcgttgaactagtttgctgtctctgttaagtggCAGTCTGTTTGTCAGTCACACTACAGCAGGAtacggcacttcaaaatgaaatctctgtgccggaaattcactgtactccaaaataaagtgtgttttttacaaacttcacacatttgcaagtcacttgcggtccattcagaatggacccgtgacccaccagttgggaaccactggtctactGTATGAGTAGTGGGACtattttacatatatttttcaTATAATTATAACCAAATTAACTGCTGTGAGAAAAtaagtaacagtaacagtaactgaaatatgaaaaatgaaatatggTCTTTAAACAATATCTCTCAAGGTGTTCATACCCATCCAacgcattctcactccgacctcgtcacagactgacgtttggtcatggactttccatgtccacatatgatgtgaaaggtaccctgggtgcgttggttgttgagggttacatgcattgtcttctttcaaaatacacttctgttttcacaggaaattcaccattcacatacagtctctttcaaaataaaaacactacgTTGGTTTCTACACTACActactttttttccttcaacaacaaacacgtggttgggtttaggcaaaaagaacagggtttggctttagaatcttacgggacatgaacaccactctcactggtgaaagtcagtgtttcttggacccatccatcattAATCCCGCCCGCCCCAgttggacttttgctgccttaacttttgtccctgtcctgctgtgtttccccctgacgctgccacTCACTATTAAACTACTACGACCGTGCATCATCCCAACATTAAAgaatgcctttttttgttggttttgtgaCGCCACAAGACGACTTCTGCAAAGGCGTAGGTTTGTTTTAACATCAGGTTTGACACATTAATATAGCTCCAACAgaaattttgagcattaaacacttaattttctgcattttggtgattttttctgcatcaatttatggtgtaaatttctttaattttgtcaaaataaaatccttccctatttacatgtttttacgggggggggggggggggggggggggggggcacatgcATGTGATCTAAACTTCTAGGGGAATGTGTCCCTTGTGCCTCCCACAAAACCTAAACACAGTCCTAAAATTTTGCAGTTCCCTCTTCGCTATTTATAGTCCAGGCTGGATTAGTTCAGTCAACACCATTACGAAAATGAAAAGCCAACATTCAAATATGAACGCACAGTAGAAGACTTAGCCCGTTGTGTTTTATGTtgccaaagaaaacaaatgcaaatgaacAAGCTGAAGCTGTCTGTTGTTAAGTCAATGCAAGCTGCATtataaaatacacattaaaattttacattttaaaaatgaacaatCAACTGCAGCTGCAGTTTGAGTGGAACATAATTTTTTAGAACTTAATATACATAAATTTCCCGACACTCTTGGGTTGGCATCAGTATTAAAAgctaaaatgaaaattttaataATGCAAACATAATTATGCCACTGCCACCCCCTGCACAAATGCCGACAAACACTTGAGACTAAAACAGATAATTGCTTGGTTCTATTTCTATGTCTTTGTGAGAACACACACATCGACAAATTATTGATTGACCAAAGGTAGGTTTTCTTACCTGATGTCCCAGACAGAAAAACCTCTCTGTATTAGTCCATTAGGACTTTACGCTTCGATAAATCAATGGATGTTTTGTACGACTGGTCTCACACGCTGGCCTTATCTGATGTACTCTGTTGACTCACACAGATAATATACTGTAAGGGATGGAGAAAGCTACAGCCACTCGTCAGTCACATAGTTACAGGGTGGAGCTTTTATCCTCTTCGCTGCTTCTCATGCTGTCACTTTTTCCATGTTTTATATCCAAGAAGTTTTAAGTGGCTTGATTCAAGAAAGCCATTTGAAAACCATCTTGTTTAAATTGATTAGATTCACATTTTCATCTTACTGGAATTTACACCAATCATCAATGATGTCAAACTCTAAttgctttaaagggacagttcaccccaaatcccaaaaaaaatattcctcctcttacctgtagtgctgtttatcagtctagattgttttggtgagttgcagagtgttggagataccggctgtagagatgtctactttctctccaatataatggaactagatggcactcggcttgtggtgctcaaagcaccaacaaaatatacatttgaaaaactcaacagcaatgtctctttccagaaatcatgacctggttgctcaagataatccagactgttttgagcagtttcatgtaggagctacACCTGCAAATCATATCATCGCgcaggaggaagtgtgcatttactgctagcttacctagcaccactaagctagctaatgttagcactcTCACAAGCATGaacctcttgtccatgagtagatgcacacctccttctgcgtggtgataagCTTGGCAAGTTTAGCTTGGTAAAAAGAAattagttcctacatgaaactgctcacaacaaggtcaccatgcagaaggaagtgtgcaactactcatggacaagaggctcgagCTCATGACAGTGCAGGATATAAACATTACTGCCGCCcttcttggctgagctgtaacattagctagctcgtGGTGCAAGGTGAGCGAGCAGAaaatgcactcttccttctacATGGTGATACGGTCGGCGGGTGTAGTTTGTCAACgagaaaatagtttctacatgaaactgctcacaacaaggtctgtggattatcttaagtaacaggtcatgatttctggaaagagacattgctgctgagtttttcaaatgtattttttgagtGCCACCTAGTTCTGTTATATTGGAGAGagagcagacatctctacagccgatatctccaacatttggCTATTCTCTactcgcaggggcagcaggctgagcaaagtgccccagacgtccctttccccaacaacactttccagctcctcctgggggactctgacgtgttcccaggccagatgagatatgtaatccctccagtgtgttctgggtctgccccgaggcctcctaccagtgggatgtgcccagaacacctccaacgggaggcacccagggGGCATCCTGAttagatgcccgaaccacctcaactgactcctttccacgcaaaggagcagcggctctactctgagctccttccggatgtccgagctcctcaccctatctctaaggctgagcccagccaccccacggtggaaa includes the following:
- the LOC117272387 gene encoding putative G-protein coupled receptor 148, with product MTSSVFISISNITQDWEECIRKWNLNLFIIPATVITLATLLANPILLTSIFLSRALRQETRYVLVANTLTADILFLILNLTMVICNAAKARFHWLVCELVTAVTVTVYCCAILTVTLMVVDTYAAVRWPLRYHDILPPARIRRILVGVWLLAAMYPFTLVIIMEVKKVTPHETGAVCLVLISLGFIEGQNRDQIHIYFFITALICTILILYCYIRLYMVTRTQGIWQNRFSRARVTLLAHGVLLLLYFVPGFVFTLELSLFLRKDISQDVRVWISTINMCILMLLPRAFAPYLYGLRYRELSDTLMQLLKQHRRLGQITG